A window of bacterium genomic DNA:
CCGCGTAAACGTTGTCAATGACCAGTCCTCACCACGACCCCTCTACGGGAGCTGCGGCGGTTCGACATCGGCGCGCGGCTCCAACGCCTCCACCTGCTCCACCTTCGCGCTGATCCTCGCGTACGCCGTGTTCGCACCATCCATCGCGTTCTTCGCGTTCGTGAGGTGCCGATCCACGAGCCCGAGCGCGTCGCCGAACTTCCCGAGGTCCTGTTGGAGCCCCTTGAGACGCTCCCACACATGCACTGCCTGCTTCGCGAACTGCGCGCGTTCCAACCCCATGAATACCGATCGGAGAAAATGGAAGAACGAGTTGGGCGAGCAGAGCAGCACCTTCCGATCGCGCGCGTAGTCCATGAGCTCCTCGGACGCGAGCACGACATCGTAGAATAACGCCTCCGACGGAACGTACATCACCGCGAAGTCCACCGTTCCTTCTTCGGTAAGGATGTACTTCTTGCGGATGTCCTCGATGTGCTTCTTCACCGCGCGTCGAAACTCCCGCATCGCCTGCTCGCGCTCCTTCGGGTCCTCCGACTGCTCGGCCCTGCGCCACTGCTCGAGGGGAAACTTGGAATCAATCGGAATCATGCCGCCCTCGGTCTTCACGACCGCATCAACGGTCTCGCCGCCGCGAAACTTATACTGCACCGTGTACTGCTCGCGCGGAAAAATTTGCGCGAGCGAATCCGCGAGGATGTGCTCACCGAGGTTCCCGCGCAGCTTCGGCGCATTCAACACCTCCTGGAACCGCTTGAGATTCTGCCCGATCTCCGCAACACCGCCCAGCTCCTTTCCCACATCGCCCATGGTCTTCGTCATCGAAGACATCGCGGTCGAAATATATGATGCTGCCTTGTCCAACCGCTCATTGAG
This region includes:
- a CDS encoding DNA recombination protein RmuC, encoding MELILILAALIVGFVVVLSVVGRQLRELRDHRANDQTAQMLNQNIQGMNQRLDETTKSLNERLDKAASYISTAMSSMTKTMGDVGKELGGVAEIGQNLKRFQEVLNAPKLRGNLGEHILADSLAQIFPREQYTVQYKFRGGETVDAVVKTEGGMIPIDSKFPLEQWRRAEQSEDPKEREQAMREFRRAVKKHIEDIRKKYILTEEGTVDFAVMYVPSEALFYDVVLASEELMDYARDRKVLLCSPNSFFHFLRSVFMGLERAQFAKQAVHVWERLKGLQQDLGKFGDALGLVDRHLTNAKNAMDGANTAYARISAKVEQVEALEPRADVEPPQLP